The Rhodopseudomonas palustris genome window below encodes:
- the recJ gene encoding single-stranded-DNA-specific exonuclease RecJ translates to MTLPASALPPDPVSAFLGVTRSATGKLWRDRLDARGTAKAQAIAQRYQLPEMLARVIAGRGVEIDAVADFLDPTIRKLMPDPSSVTQMEAGATRIADAATKREKVAIFGDYDVDGATSAALLAWHLRHCGLDPLIHIPDRIFEGYGPNVDAIRMLADKGATLLITVDCGTTSLEPLAEARRLGMSVVVIDHHQTVDELPEVDALINPNRPDDLSGLGHLAAVGLVMMTLVAVNRELRHRGFWTVERPEPNLLDMLHHVALGTVADVAPLIGLNRAFVAKGLIALRRRDHVGHTALMDVARLNGPPEVWHLGFMLGPRINAGGRIGRADLGVRLLLEGDVSEAARIAAELDRLNTERRVIEQMAEAQAEAEAMASLGLEDKGAVIVTASEGWHPGVVGLVASRLKEKFGRPAFAIALEPGGIGTGSGRSIGGVDLGRAVRNAVTEGILIKGGGHAMAAGVTLRKERLAEFRGWLETALAADVAKSRHVNELSIDGAVSARGVTPEFAATLNRAGPFGAGNPEPIIALPAHQLVYADEVGQAHLRLRFRSGDGAIVNGIAFRSVGQKLGQALAENRGQQLHVAGCLAIDRWQGAERVQFRVIDVAVPDPGPSMIR, encoded by the coding sequence ATGACCTTGCCCGCATCCGCATTGCCGCCTGATCCAGTGTCGGCGTTTCTCGGCGTGACCCGCTCTGCCACCGGTAAGCTGTGGCGCGATCGGCTGGATGCGCGCGGCACCGCGAAGGCGCAGGCGATCGCGCAGCGCTATCAATTGCCGGAGATGCTTGCGCGGGTGATCGCGGGGCGGGGCGTCGAGATCGACGCGGTCGCCGATTTCCTCGATCCGACGATCCGCAAGCTGATGCCCGATCCATCCTCGGTGACGCAGATGGAAGCCGGCGCCACGCGCATCGCCGATGCCGCGACGAAGCGCGAGAAGGTGGCGATCTTCGGCGATTACGACGTCGACGGCGCGACTTCGGCGGCGCTCTTGGCCTGGCATCTGCGGCATTGCGGGCTCGATCCGCTGATCCACATTCCCGACCGCATCTTCGAAGGCTACGGCCCGAACGTCGACGCCATCCGGATGCTGGCGGACAAGGGCGCGACGTTGCTGATCACGGTCGATTGCGGCACCACCAGCCTCGAGCCTTTGGCCGAAGCGCGGCGGCTCGGCATGAGCGTGGTGGTGATCGATCATCACCAGACCGTCGACGAACTGCCCGAAGTGGACGCGCTGATCAATCCGAACCGGCCCGACGATCTGTCCGGGCTCGGCCATCTCGCCGCCGTCGGTCTGGTGATGATGACGCTGGTCGCGGTCAACCGCGAACTGCGCCATCGCGGCTTCTGGACGGTGGAACGGCCGGAGCCGAATCTGCTGGACATGCTGCATCACGTCGCGCTCGGCACCGTCGCCGACGTGGCCCCCTTGATCGGGCTGAACCGCGCTTTCGTCGCCAAGGGGCTGATCGCGCTGCGAAGGCGCGACCATGTCGGCCACACCGCGCTGATGGATGTGGCGCGGCTCAACGGACCGCCGGAGGTCTGGCATCTCGGCTTCATGCTCGGCCCGCGGATCAATGCCGGCGGCCGAATCGGCCGCGCCGATCTCGGCGTGCGGCTGCTGCTCGAAGGCGACGTCTCGGAGGCGGCACGGATCGCCGCCGAGCTCGACCGCCTCAACACCGAACGCCGCGTCATCGAGCAGATGGCGGAGGCGCAGGCGGAAGCCGAGGCGATGGCGTCACTCGGGCTCGAGGACAAGGGCGCGGTGATCGTCACGGCATCCGAGGGCTGGCATCCCGGCGTGGTCGGGCTCGTCGCGTCGCGGCTGAAGGAGAAGTTCGGCCGTCCGGCCTTTGCCATTGCGCTGGAGCCGGGCGGCATCGGCACCGGCTCGGGCCGCTCGATCGGCGGCGTCGATCTCGGCCGCGCGGTGCGCAATGCCGTGACCGAGGGCATCCTGATCAAGGGCGGCGGCCACGCGATGGCCGCCGGCGTGACGCTGCGCAAGGAACGCCTCGCCGAATTCCGCGGCTGGCTGGAGACCGCGCTCGCCGCCGACGTCGCCAAGTCGCGCCACGTCAATGAACTGTCGATCGACGGCGCGGTGTCGGCGCGTGGCGTCACGCCGGAATTCGCCGCCACGCTCAACCGCGCCGGCCCGTTCGGCGCCGGCAATCCCGAGCCGATCATCGCGCTGCCGGCGCATCAGCTGGTCTATGCCGACGAAGTCGGGCAGGCGCATCTGCGGCTGCGGTTCAGGTCCGGCGACGGCGCCATCGTCAACGGCATCGCGTTTCGCAGCGTCGGCCAGAAGCTCGGTCAGGCGCTCGCGGAAAACCGCGGACAGCAACTCCACGTTGCCGGCTGCCTTGCGATCGACCGCTGGCAGGGCGCCGAGCGCGTGCAGTTTCGCGTGATCGACGTCGCGGTGCCGGATCCCGGGCCGTCGATGATCCGGTGA
- a CDS encoding FUSC family protein, with product MPHHWTWHRVKALAHEEWRALVTINPSDRPWQMPASVALAAGLPMLIGAYFDHLDYGLISSLGGMAFLYLPRTPLHHRMAAMMAASFGFLACYTVGLVVHLLPFLLVPALTFVAIMVTMVCRFYRVGPPGSLFFVMAASIAAYTPSDLMQVPLKVGLFAMGSLLATLIALIYTLYVSRIRDPLPIEPLAQADFDVVVLDSVLIGCAVGVSLALAQALQLERPYWVPVSCLAVIQGLSVRAIWNRQLHRILGTVLGLVIAAALLSLPLEKWSIAFLVLGLSFVIETAVIRHYGFAVIFITPLTIFLADAATLGHGVPVEIIEARLIDTVLGCLVGFFGGILLHNANFRRWVRPAIRRLTPLRLVPDRAPKQP from the coding sequence ATGCCGCATCACTGGACCTGGCACCGGGTGAAGGCGCTGGCGCACGAAGAATGGCGCGCGCTGGTCACCATCAATCCGAGCGACCGCCCCTGGCAGATGCCGGCCTCGGTCGCGCTCGCCGCCGGACTGCCGATGCTGATCGGCGCGTATTTCGATCACCTCGATTACGGCCTGATCTCCTCGCTCGGCGGCATGGCGTTTCTGTATCTGCCGCGCACGCCGCTGCATCATCGCATGGCGGCGATGATGGCGGCGTCGTTCGGCTTCCTCGCCTGCTACACGGTCGGACTGGTGGTGCATCTGCTGCCGTTCCTGCTGGTGCCGGCGCTGACTTTCGTCGCCATCATGGTGACGATGGTGTGCCGGTTCTATCGGGTCGGGCCGCCCGGCAGCCTGTTCTTCGTGATGGCGGCGTCGATCGCGGCCTACACGCCGAGCGATCTGATGCAGGTGCCGCTGAAGGTCGGGCTGTTCGCGATGGGCAGCCTGCTCGCCACCCTGATCGCCCTGATCTACACCCTCTACGTGTCGCGGATCCGCGATCCGTTGCCGATCGAGCCGTTGGCGCAAGCCGATTTCGATGTCGTCGTACTCGACTCGGTGCTGATCGGCTGCGCCGTCGGCGTCTCGCTGGCGCTGGCGCAGGCGCTGCAACTGGAGCGGCCCTATTGGGTGCCGGTGAGCTGCCTCGCGGTGATCCAGGGCCTGTCGGTGCGGGCGATCTGGAACCGGCAGTTGCACCGCATCCTCGGCACCGTGCTCGGTCTGGTGATCGCCGCCGCGCTGCTGTCGCTGCCGCTGGAAAAATGGAGCATCGCGTTCCTCGTGCTGGGCCTCAGCTTCGTGATCGAGACCGCGGTGATCCGGCATTACGGCTTCGCGGTGATCTTCATCACCCCGCTGACGATCTTCCTCGCCGACGCCGCCACGCTCGGCCACGGCGTCCCGGTCGAGATCATCGAGGCCCGGCTGATCGACACCGTGCTCGGCTGCCTGGTCGGCTTTTTCGGCGGCATCCTGCTGCACAACGCCAATTTCCGCCGCTGGGTGCGCCCGGCTATCCGCAGGCTGACGCCGCTGCGGCTGGTGCCGGACCGCGCGCCGAAGCAGCCGTGA
- a CDS encoding lytic murein transglycosylase: MTRCDSSFQPTRRLLLQSALGAAILWPAAARAAPAGFDEWRDRFRGRALAKGISAQTWDRAMGRLEPDMSVFKKMQKQPEFHEQLWQYINRRVSDWRIGNGRVALQKNEALFARIERDYGVERGTLLALWGVETAYGDPLVQQNHMRPVFPSLAALAWNEPRRRAYWETELINALKIVDRGWSTPEEMRGSWAGAMGHTQWMPEVWLNVGIDYDRDGRVSPFGRPDDALGSSARYLVNRGKYRRGEHWGYEVSGPGGAISGSRSYLAWSRSGVARVDGEPFPDPQAMAQMWVPVAGGPQFLLGPNFYAVRSYNPSMNYALAICHLGDRILGAGPFANPFPGSERAMTLAEVQEMQTRLTRAGFDTGGTDGRVGNDTMKAVRDYQTRAGMQPADGYGGLKLLARLRQGP, encoded by the coding sequence ATGACACGCTGCGATTCCAGTTTCCAGCCGACCCGTCGCCTTCTGCTGCAATCCGCGCTCGGCGCGGCCATCTTGTGGCCCGCGGCGGCGCGCGCCGCCCCGGCCGGCTTCGACGAATGGCGCGACAGGTTCCGCGGCCGCGCGCTCGCCAAGGGCATCTCGGCGCAGACCTGGGACCGCGCGATGGGCCGGCTCGAGCCGGACATGAGCGTCTTCAAGAAGATGCAGAAGCAGCCGGAATTCCACGAGCAGCTCTGGCAATACATCAACCGCCGCGTCTCCGACTGGCGCATCGGCAACGGCCGCGTGGCGCTGCAGAAGAACGAGGCGCTGTTCGCCAGGATCGAGCGCGACTACGGCGTCGAGCGCGGCACGCTGCTGGCGCTGTGGGGCGTCGAGACCGCCTATGGCGACCCTTTGGTGCAGCAGAACCACATGCGCCCGGTGTTTCCCTCGCTCGCAGCATTGGCCTGGAACGAGCCGCGCCGCCGCGCCTATTGGGAAACCGAACTGATCAACGCGCTCAAGATCGTCGACCGCGGCTGGTCGACGCCCGAGGAGATGCGCGGCTCCTGGGCCGGTGCGATGGGTCACACCCAATGGATGCCCGAAGTCTGGCTCAATGTCGGCATCGACTACGACCGTGACGGCCGGGTCTCGCCGTTCGGCCGCCCCGATGACGCGCTCGGCTCCAGTGCCAGATATCTCGTCAATCGCGGCAAGTATCGGCGCGGCGAGCATTGGGGCTACGAGGTCAGCGGCCCCGGCGGCGCGATCAGCGGCAGCCGCTCCTATCTCGCCTGGTCGCGCTCCGGCGTCGCCCGCGTCGACGGCGAACCGTTTCCCGATCCGCAAGCGATGGCGCAGATGTGGGTGCCGGTCGCGGGCGGCCCGCAATTTTTGCTGGGGCCGAATTTCTACGCGGTGCGCAGCTACAATCCGTCGATGAACTACGCGCTGGCGATCTGCCATCTCGGCGACCGCATTCTCGGCGCCGGCCCGTTCGCCAATCCGTTCCCCGGCTCCGAACGCGCGATGACGCTGGCCGAAGTGCAGGAGATGCAGACACGGCTGACCCGCGCCGGCTTCGACACCGGCGGCACCGACGGCCGGGTCGGCAACGACACCATGAAGGCGGTGCGCGATTATCAGACCCGCGCGGGCATGCAGCCCGCCGACGGCTATGGCGGGCTCAAGCTGCTGGCGCGGCTGCGGCAGGGGCCGTAG
- a CDS encoding lipid kinase, which produces MTETHVIPTSEDLSPASETGGADDGSGSAAISLRRLLMVVNGGSRSGGEAGGIAESRLRAAGFDVLKSPPGKPDDLQRWIEAHADGAEAVVVAGGDGTLNAAAPALVTTGLPLGIIPAGTANDLARTLCLPLDIEAAADVIAAGHRKRIDLGSVNGHKFFNVASVGLSTELARELSGESKRRFGRLSYAITAAKVLSRMRPFRAVIVSSGSSVRVRTLQIAVGNGRYYGGGMAVEQTAEIDDARFDLYSLEFGRLWKLLAMAYDFRKGRHVMWREVRAERGVSFEIHTRKRRPINADGEIVTSTPARFEMLPKAVSVFVPKETPPRD; this is translated from the coding sequence ATGACCGAAACTCACGTCATTCCGACTTCGGAAGACCTGTCGCCGGCTAGCGAAACCGGCGGGGCGGACGATGGGAGCGGCTCGGCGGCGATTTCGCTGCGGCGCCTGCTGATGGTGGTCAATGGCGGGAGCCGGTCCGGCGGCGAGGCCGGGGGCATCGCGGAGTCGCGGCTGAGGGCGGCCGGTTTCGACGTGCTGAAGTCCCCGCCGGGCAAACCGGACGACCTTCAGCGCTGGATCGAAGCCCATGCCGACGGCGCCGAGGCGGTGGTGGTCGCCGGCGGCGACGGCACGCTCAATGCAGCCGCGCCCGCGCTGGTGACGACCGGATTGCCGCTCGGCATCATTCCCGCCGGCACGGCCAACGATCTCGCGCGGACGCTCTGCCTGCCGCTCGACATCGAGGCCGCTGCGGACGTGATCGCGGCCGGTCACCGCAAGCGGATCGATCTCGGCTCGGTCAACGGCCACAAGTTCTTCAACGTCGCCAGCGTCGGACTGAGCACCGAACTCGCGCGCGAGCTGAGCGGCGAGAGCAAGCGCCGGTTCGGCCGCCTGAGCTACGCGATCACGGCAGCGAAAGTGCTGAGCCGAATGCGGCCGTTTCGCGCCGTGATCGTTTCGTCGGGCAGTTCGGTCCGGGTGAGGACTTTGCAGATCGCCGTCGGCAACGGCCGCTACTATGGCGGCGGGATGGCGGTCGAGCAGACCGCCGAGATCGACGATGCGCGTTTCGATCTGTACTCGCTCGAATTCGGCCGGCTGTGGAAGCTGCTGGCGATGGCCTATGATTTCCGCAAAGGCCGGCACGTGATGTGGCGCGAAGTCCGGGCCGAGCGCGGCGTGTCGTTTGAAATCCACACCCGCAAGCGACGTCCGATCAATGCCGATGGTGAAATCGTCACCTCCACTCCGGCCCGGTTCGAGATGCTGCCGAAGGCCGTCAGCGTGTTCGTCCCGAAAGAGACGCCCCCGCGCGACTGA
- a CDS encoding M23 family peptidase, whose product MRGLPALLIAALAAATPARADDFRTPTVTTLRTDWSAALSQLRSELGGRPAVAAEFIFSGRRGLRAYDPRRIPALVRLNAISARFFPGIGRSAVPVLLPFDVAALLDADPKAEPDQALLLRVQAGFRPVEMFDAGPSGYDAVFALEPGAGDDMPPRVFASPVEVQITGSNLIYDIADPFGGKGEPVKALAAQYPDLRRFIREGHVRYAFTRFGVAYVVSIQCLDSVPKARRLACRESYPVAERFLTALRIAGGRPHRPRRDIEPAIAERPTALSPDFSYRPSGDIIANSGFRKQQGRPDFTVYAQMRFPIENQPAYARSQSYARHRPAVGGNGPYAYPWRDNFCESRSFGVGQCATGFGHQGQDIRPGACLPGQADCDVKQQGVVAVRDGVLIRSPKQQAVTLQVNTSREHIRFRYMHMNPWELDADGVLNGRRVDEGERFGVVGNYLDRPNGTSRHLHFDVQVFTPDGWLWVNPYVTLIAAYERLLGERGSEIVPEAAFPPAVARAGPEE is encoded by the coding sequence ATGCGCGGGCTGCCGGCGCTGCTGATCGCCGCTCTCGCCGCCGCCACGCCGGCCCGGGCTGACGATTTCCGCACCCCGACCGTGACCACGCTGCGGACCGACTGGAGCGCGGCCCTGAGCCAGTTGCGCTCCGAACTGGGCGGCCGGCCCGCCGTCGCCGCCGAATTCATCTTCAGCGGTCGCCGCGGGCTGCGGGCCTATGATCCGCGTCGGATCCCGGCGCTGGTCCGGCTCAACGCCATCAGCGCGCGGTTCTTCCCCGGCATCGGCCGCAGCGCGGTGCCGGTGCTGCTGCCGTTCGACGTCGCCGCGCTGCTCGACGCCGATCCGAAGGCCGAGCCGGATCAGGCGCTGCTTTTGCGCGTCCAGGCCGGCTTCCGTCCGGTCGAGATGTTCGACGCCGGCCCCTCCGGCTACGACGCGGTGTTCGCGCTCGAGCCCGGCGCCGGCGACGACATGCCGCCGCGGGTGTTCGCCAGCCCCGTCGAGGTGCAGATCACCGGCTCGAACCTGATCTACGACATCGCCGATCCGTTCGGCGGCAAGGGCGAGCCGGTCAAGGCGCTGGCTGCGCAGTATCCGGACCTGCGCCGTTTCATCCGCGAGGGCCATGTGCGCTACGCCTTCACCCGGTTCGGCGTGGCCTATGTGGTGTCGATCCAGTGCCTCGACTCGGTTCCGAAAGCCAGGCGCCTCGCCTGCCGCGAAAGCTATCCGGTGGCCGAGCGCTTCCTGACGGCGCTGCGCATCGCCGGCGGCCGGCCGCATCGTCCGCGCCGCGATATCGAACCCGCGATCGCCGAGCGGCCGACCGCGCTGTCGCCGGATTTCAGCTATCGGCCTAGCGGCGACATCATCGCCAATTCCGGCTTCCGCAAGCAGCAGGGCCGCCCCGATTTCACCGTCTACGCGCAGATGCGGTTTCCGATCGAGAACCAGCCGGCCTATGCGCGGTCGCAGTCCTATGCGCGGCATCGCCCCGCTGTCGGCGGCAACGGGCCCTATGCCTATCCGTGGCGGGACAATTTCTGCGAGAGCCGCAGCTTCGGCGTCGGCCAGTGCGCCACCGGCTTCGGCCATCAGGGTCAGGACATCCGCCCCGGCGCCTGCCTGCCCGGCCAGGCCGATTGCGACGTCAAGCAGCAGGGCGTAGTCGCGGTGCGCGACGGCGTGCTGATCCGATCGCCGAAGCAGCAGGCGGTGACGCTGCAGGTCAATACAAGCCGCGAGCACATCCGCTTCCGCTACATGCACATGAATCCGTGGGAGCTCGACGCCGACGGCGTGCTCAACGGCCGCCGCGTCGATGAAGGCGAGCGCTTCGGCGTGGTCGGCAACTATCTCGATCGCCCCAACGGCACCTCACGCCATCTGCATTTCGACGTGCAGGTGTTCACGCCGGACGGCTGGCTCTGGGTCAACCCCTACGTCACGCTGATCGCCGCTTATGAGCGGCTGCTCGGCGAACGTGGCAGCGAGATCGTGCCGGAGGCCGCGTTTCCGCCCGCAGTCGCGCGCGCGGGTCCGGAGGAGTGA
- the efp gene encoding elongation factor P, translated as MRVIASSIRKGNVLEQDGKLYVVLSAENIHPGKGTPVSQIEMRRISDGVKISERYKTTDQVEKATIEERNYSFLYEDGEGFHFMEPESFDQVQVTKDVVGNSAPYLQEGMVVKLSMHDTTAVAITLPQRATLEVVETEPVTKGQTASSSYKPAILSNGVRTAVPPHVGVGTRIVVLTEDGSYVERAKD; from the coding sequence TTGAGAGTCATCGCCAGTTCTATTCGCAAGGGCAACGTCCTCGAGCAAGATGGGAAGCTTTACGTCGTCCTGTCCGCCGAAAACATCCACCCCGGCAAGGGAACTCCGGTCAGCCAGATCGAAATGCGCCGAATCAGCGACGGCGTGAAGATCTCGGAGCGCTACAAGACCACCGACCAGGTCGAAAAGGCGACGATCGAAGAGCGCAATTACAGCTTCCTGTATGAAGACGGCGAAGGCTTCCACTTCATGGAGCCGGAATCCTTCGACCAGGTTCAGGTCACCAAGGACGTGGTCGGCAACAGCGCGCCCTATCTGCAGGAAGGCATGGTGGTGAAGCTGTCGATGCACGACACCACCGCGGTCGCGATCACGCTGCCGCAGCGCGCCACGCTCGAAGTGGTCGAGACCGAGCCGGTCACCAAGGGCCAGACCGCGTCGTCGTCCTACAAGCCGGCGATCCTGTCGAACGGCGTCCGCACCGCGGTGCCGCCCCACGTCGGCGTCGGCACCCGGATCGTGGTTCTGACCGAAGACGGCTCCTATGTCGAGCGCGCCAAGGACTGA
- the epmA gene encoding EF-P lysine aminoacylase EpmA has protein sequence MQSRVDASPWWDRGRYLDRKPFLRARSAVTRAARDWFAAADFAEVETAILQLSPGNETHLHAPRTELLGPDGERRTRFLRTSPEFACKKLLAAGEERIFEFARVFRDRERGRLHLPEFTMLEWYRAGESYEAVIADCVALIALAARTTGVGGFAFRERRCDPQAEHEMLTVAAAFERFAGIDLLATIVDGAGDRDALARAAAGKVRIADDDNWSDIFSKVLVEHIEPRLGEGRLTVLCDYPAPEAALARTRTDDARVAERFEVYACGVELANGFGELTDAAEQRARFNAAMDEKQRRYGERYPLDEDFLAAVGQMPEASGVALGFDRLVMLAAGATRIDQVVWTPPAGEAS, from the coding sequence ATGCAAAGCCGGGTGGACGCGTCGCCGTGGTGGGATCGGGGCAGGTATCTGGACCGAAAGCCTTTTTTGCGCGCGCGAAGCGCCGTGACGCGGGCGGCGCGGGACTGGTTCGCCGCGGCGGATTTCGCCGAGGTCGAGACCGCGATCCTGCAACTGTCGCCCGGCAACGAGACTCATCTGCACGCGCCGCGTACCGAATTGCTGGGGCCCGACGGCGAGCGCCGGACACGCTTCCTGCGCACTTCGCCGGAATTCGCCTGCAAGAAACTGCTCGCCGCCGGCGAGGAGCGGATCTTCGAATTCGCCCGCGTGTTCCGCGACCGCGAGCGCGGACGGTTGCATCTGCCGGAATTCACCATGCTGGAATGGTACCGCGCCGGCGAAAGCTACGAGGCGGTGATCGCCGATTGTGTCGCGCTGATTGCGCTGGCGGCGCGGACCACGGGCGTCGGCGGCTTCGCGTTTCGCGAGCGGCGCTGCGATCCGCAGGCGGAGCACGAGATGCTGACGGTCGCCGCCGCTTTCGAGCGCTTCGCCGGGATCGATCTGCTCGCGACCATCGTCGATGGCGCGGGCGATCGCGACGCGCTGGCGCGGGCGGCTGCGGGCAAGGTGCGCATCGCGGACGATGACAATTGGTCGGATATTTTCAGCAAGGTGCTGGTGGAGCATATCGAGCCGCGGCTCGGGGAGGGACGGCTGACGGTGCTGTGCGACTATCCCGCACCGGAGGCGGCGCTGGCGCGAACCAGGACGGACGATGCGCGCGTCGCCGAGCGCTTCGAGGTCTATGCCTGCGGCGTCGAACTCGCCAACGGCTTCGGCGAACTCACCGACGCCGCCGAGCAGCGCGCGCGATTCAATGCGGCGATGGACGAGAAACAGCGCCGCTACGGCGAGCGCTATCCGCTCGACGAGGATTTCCTCGCCGCAGTGGGACAGATGCCCGAAGCCAGCGGCGTCGCACTCGGCTTCGACCGGCTGGTGATGCTGGCGGCGGGCGCGACCAGGATCGATCAGGTGGTGTGGACGCCGCCGGCGGGCGAGGCGTCATGA
- a CDS encoding lysine-2,3-aminomutase-like protein yields the protein MSKVTRLQTPAAATLRQPSELIAQGLAPAQSRDDLEQVAARYAIAVTPDVAALIDPNDPDDPIARQYIPRAEELATLPIERDDPIGDAAHAPVEGIVHRHRDRVLLKLVHVCAVYCRFCFRRETIGPGKDNALSREATAAALDYIRAHPEIWEVIFTGGDPLMLSPRRLAEIMAELATIDHVRIIRFHTRLPVADPARITPELVRALQTPRTTTWVALHANHPRELTAAARAACARLIDAGIPMVSQSVLLRGVNDDSETLEALMRGFVECRIKPYYLHHGDLAPGTAHLRTTLAEGQALMRALRGRVSGLCQPEYVLDIPGGYGKAPVGPNYLHGDDGTGAVSRYRVTDYCGDVHLYPPES from the coding sequence ATGAGCAAGGTCACCCGATTGCAAACGCCCGCCGCCGCGACGCTGCGCCAGCCGTCTGAACTGATCGCGCAGGGACTGGCGCCGGCGCAGTCGCGCGACGACCTCGAGCAGGTCGCGGCGCGCTACGCGATCGCGGTGACGCCCGATGTCGCGGCGCTGATCGATCCGAACGATCCCGACGATCCGATCGCGCGGCAATACATCCCGCGTGCCGAGGAGCTCGCGACGCTGCCGATCGAGCGCGACGACCCGATCGGCGACGCCGCGCATGCGCCGGTCGAGGGCATCGTGCATCGCCACCGCGACCGCGTGCTGCTGAAGCTGGTGCATGTCTGCGCCGTGTATTGCCGGTTCTGTTTCCGCCGCGAGACGATCGGTCCCGGCAAGGACAACGCGCTGTCGCGCGAGGCGACCGCGGCGGCGCTCGACTACATCCGTGCCCATCCGGAAATCTGGGAAGTGATCTTCACCGGCGGCGATCCGCTGATGCTGTCGCCGCGCAGGCTCGCCGAGATCATGGCCGAACTCGCGACGATCGATCACGTCAGGATCATCCGGTTTCACACAAGGCTGCCGGTCGCCGATCCGGCGCGGATCACGCCGGAGCTGGTGCGGGCGTTGCAGACACCCCGGACAACCACGTGGGTGGCGCTGCACGCCAACCATCCGCGCGAACTCACCGCGGCTGCCCGCGCGGCGTGTGCGCGGCTGATCGATGCCGGCATTCCGATGGTCAGCCAGTCGGTGTTGTTGCGCGGCGTCAACGACGATTCGGAGACGCTGGAAGCGCTGATGCGCGGCTTCGTCGAATGCCGGATCAAGCCGTATTATCTGCACCACGGCGACCTCGCGCCCGGCACCGCGCATCTGCGTACCACGCTGGCGGAAGGGCAGGCGCTGATGCGGGCGCTACGCGGCCGCGTCTCCGGCCTGTGCCAGCCGGAATACGTGCTCGACATTCCCGGCGGCTACGGCAAGGCGCCGGTCGGCCCAAACTATCTACATGGCGATGATGGAACCGGCGCGGTTTCGCGCTATCGTGTGACCGACTATTGTGGCGACGTCCATCTCTATCCGCCCGAGTCGTGA
- a CDS encoding HdeD family acid-resistance protein, with protein sequence MTLSDGPADGPERLQATVEAAIGKHWKAYLIEGILLLVFGFAAILLPLLASLAITILLGWLFLVSGIAGLAFSYWARQAPGFWWSLASAILAVIAGVILILMPVQGTLTLTLVIGVYFLAEGVATIMYALQHRGRLSERWGWMLAAGVLDIIVAFIIISGWPGTAAWAVGLLVGINLVFGGTSLIAMALAARNKAS encoded by the coding sequence ATGACACTTTCGGACGGACCGGCAGACGGACCAGAGCGGCTTCAGGCCACGGTCGAGGCGGCGATCGGCAAGCACTGGAAGGCGTATCTGATCGAAGGCATCCTGCTTCTGGTGTTCGGCTTCGCAGCGATCCTGCTGCCGCTGCTCGCCAGCCTCGCGATCACGATCCTGCTGGGCTGGCTTTTTCTGGTCAGCGGCATCGCCGGCCTCGCCTTCAGCTATTGGGCACGGCAGGCGCCGGGCTTCTGGTGGTCGCTGGCCTCAGCGATCCTGGCGGTGATCGCGGGCGTGATCCTGATCCTGATGCCGGTGCAGGGCACCCTGACCCTGACTTTGGTGATCGGCGTCTACTTCCTGGCCGAAGGCGTTGCGACCATCATGTACGCGCTGCAGCATCGCGGTCGGCTGTCCGAACGCTGGGGCTGGATGCTCGCCGCCGGCGTTCTCGACATCATCGTGGCGTTCATCATCATCTCGGGATGGCCCGGCACCGCGGCCTGGGCGGTCGGCCTGCTGGTCGGCATCAATCTGGTGTTCGGCGGCACGTCGCTGATCGCGATGGCGCTCGCCGCCCGCAACAAGGCGTCATGA